TTTCTCTAAACGAATTTCATTATTTCACCATTTTCCTAATTTATTCATAATCATCGACAACAAACAGAAACGGTAAAAAACTAGTTGGAATCCTGGCAACaagctaaaaaaaaatatatcttgtttccaaaaattataaaaaagattatatttttggaaaaaatatcgGTTATCTTAATTAGTTATATTTGATCTTTCGTATCTCCAAAACTTTTATTTTGTCAAATCAATTAATAAAAGAGTCACATATCAACATCTGATTTGTTTCCCACATTAAAAtgccccatcaaaaatttattaGGTAGTTATTTCAAGGCCACCCATTGGAGATTCTGGGAGGGAGTGTAGCCGTAACCGGCTCGTTGAAAGTATCTAGCGTTCATTTGACCTAACCTAGGAAATGTATTTGACCTAGTCAAATTCCCATACATAGGACCCCACGTGGGTGTGGTCACTGTGGTGACAGGCTAGAAAACGTTGAATAAAGCATCTTATTTCGTTACTTCCCTTGCTGATTACCGATAAGATTCTTCATTTTGGGTTGAGTCGTTTGTCATCATTCATCACGCTCCCGTATATATTCTAGTACGAAACTCACATGCCACCCCCGCCCCATACATGATTATTCTGAGGAATCCGCGCTTGCATTTCCCAACGGCTATAATATTCCTCTCCCATCCCATCCTTATAGCTCCAAATCTTAAAATAAGCACTGAAATCCATCATCTCACTTGCAGTCTATTAACGGTCATTTCTCCCGATTTCAACTCTCAATAACCCCCCTCTCGCCATTCTCTAAGTAATCCATCTCCCTTCTCTCTCAACTATCTCTGTCTTGTCTTTCTCTCTGTCGTTTCGTTTGGAACATATTCATCTGTGATGGAGTCTGATACACCAGCTACTACTACCATTACAACTGCCACTGATCAAGCTAACGTAATTCAGCACGTAAACAAGGTATCTTCAGATCAATTACTTCGTAAATTTGCGGCAATGGAAGAGGATTATTCGTCGAAAAAGAAACAAGATAGTATTTTGAAACGGGATAAAAAAAGGTGTAGAAAAGATAAGGATGATAACAAAGAAAATGAGAATAGCCCTTCTAGAAGTATGATTGTAGAGAGGAGATCACTTCTTCCTATAACCAATCGGAGATCATCATCGGGTTTACTTCGAAAGATTGGAATTGGGAGATCATCTCAAGTAATCAAAGCTAGAGAAATGAAGAACAAGTCCTTTGTGAGAGCAATTGGGAAGGTAATTAACTAAAACGATTCTTTATTAATGACTTGTAGTTTTaatcaaatttcaaattttgtaTTATTCTTTGAGTGATTACTAATGGTTAGTTTTTGTTTTTGGGATTTGGATTGGCAGACATGGCGTAAAACAGTTGAAGGAGCTTCGAAGGTATTCGTAGAGAAACATTACAACAGACATAATCGTTTGATTAACGATTTCGTTTAACTTAGTTTTGATTGATCAGGACCATCAAGGTCACTCTTTAAATTTCGCCGTGTGAATTAAGGTGGTTTTACCTGAAACTTGATAGCCTATAGTACGAAGTATGTACCATTCGTGGCTTTTCTTATTATTTATTAAGGAAAAATTATTAATAAAATGTAAGAATATCCTGCTCTAATTTCAACAGTTTCTCGCTTGTAGTACCTTGCcgtgaatttttttcttttttttcttaacaggaaaggataaatttaattaaaaataaGTTTCATCAAAGAGATGAAGTTTAAAGAGAAAGCAGAATTAGATATTTCCAACTACTGCCTCCTAGTTACAAATCAAAATACTCAAGGAGGAACCTTCAAAGAGCTTAGCGTGTAAAGACCAGCTATAAAGAGTATATTTTATAGAGATGATTAACTGGTCAATATTCCTTCTTTGATTCCTATATAATATGTTGTTGCGCTCATTACAGGTAGTTCACCATATAATAGCAAATGGAAGAATACTCCAAAGTTTCCTCTTAAAACTTCTACACTTAAAAGAAGACCATTCCCATACATTCCTCTTAACAGAATCAGAAAATACCCAAAACAGTGTAAAAACAAGCGACTTTGGGTTTCTTGCTCGGTATCACACAGTAAACGGATGTCATTTTGAACTAAGCCAGCTCGTAATAGCATATCCAGTATAGGCGCTCCGTCATGATATATTGACCAAATCAGAAAAGACACTTTTGAAGGAACTTTAACATTCCATACGTGCTTATGAGGGAAAGGCAACAATCCTCCAATGTCTAAAGAAGCGTAGCAATTTTCCACTGTAAAGTCATCGCCAAATCTCCAAAGTCAACCGTCCTCCAAGGAACTGTCAAACAAATTTGAAACTTCACCCAAAACCTGAAGCATCTTAGCAATATCCCCTACTTCCATCTCATTAAGAGTTCTTGCAAAATTGAAGTTCCAAGCATTATTACATGATACCATCTCACAGAAAGATGCATGTTTAGTTCTTGAAATAGTATAGATCCTTGGAAATCTATCTTTTAGACTAACAGTTCATATCCAAATATCCCTCCAAAACCCAATACTCCTACCATTCTTGAGAATCAGGATAGAGTTATCAATTACATACTATCTAGCCTTTAAGATACCAGACCAAAGACTAGTACCAACAAATTTTGTATTAGTATTAGGGAAAAATGAATTTTGCATACCTccaaatttttcaaaaacaacttgtctccaaaatgtttttttttcctttccataCCGCCAAACCCATTTACAATGCAAAGCTTTATTGACTAATTTTAACTTTTTAATACCAATTCCACCTCTAGCTTTCGGTAGATTTGCCTTAGACCAAGCCATCCAACTTCTCTTTTTAACCGAGTCCGAAGAACCCCATAAGAAATTACGAACAATTTTCTCTATCTCCTTGACCACAAATGCAGGCATTTGAAACACAGAGAGATAATATATCGGAAGACTTGTAAGAACACTATTTATCAAGATAAGTCTTTGACCTTTTAAGAGATATCTCCTCCTCCAAGTGTTCAATTTTTACTGACATTTTTGAATCACTACGTCCCAAATCTTCTTGCTTTTAGAATTGCTTCCCAATGGGATGCCGAGTTAATTAATGGGAAAATGTAGTTAGCTGGCAACCAAAAGCAGATGCACAATTTGCACCATTGTGAGAATCTCCAATACCAACAATAGCACTTTTCAAAAAGTTAACCTTTAAACCGGCCACAAGTTCAAAGGCAAACAAAATATTCTTCAGGTTGAGAACTTgctcttcacaatcatccaaaAAAATTACTAAGTGATCAACAAACTGCAAATGGTTGATGGTTGTACCATTTTCAGCAACTTGAAATCCAGTTATTAGACCTCCGGCAGCTGCCATTTTAATCATTAAAGAAAAATTTCCACCACCATAATGAACAAAAACGGAGATATTGGATCTCCCTGCCTAATCCCCTTCTGACTCTTAAAGCAGCTTGTAGCTTCGCCATTAATAAGAATTGAGAACCTAGCAAACGAGATATACCATTTGATCCAATTCCTCAATCGAATACCAAAACCAAATCTTTCCATCGCTAAATCAATACAATTTCAGTTAACATTATCGAAGGCTTTCTTAAAATCTACTGTCCTCCAAGGAACTGTCAAACAAATTTGAAACTGCACCCAAAACCTGAAGCATCTCAGCAATATCCCCTACTTCTATCTCATTAAGAGTTCTTGCAGAATTGAAGTTCCAAGAGTTATTACTTGATACCATCTCACTGACAGATGCTTGAAAATCTATCTTTTAGACTAACAGTTCCTATCCAAATATTCCCCCGAAAATCAATACTCCTACCGTTCTTGAGAATCAGGTTAGAGTTATCAATTACATATTGTCTAGCCTTTAAGATACCAGACCAAAGACTAGTACCAACAGATTTTGTAGTAGTTTTAGGGAAAAATGAATTTTGCTTACCTccaaatttttcaaaaacaatttGTCTCCACAGTGCTTTTCTTTCCTTGCCATACCGCCAAACCCATTTACAATGCAAAGCTTTATTGACTAATTTTAACTTTTTAATACCAATTTCACCTCTAGCTTTCGGTAGATATCTCCTCCTCCAAGTGCTCAATTTTTGCTGACATTTTTGAATCACTACGTCCcaaatcttcttgtttttagaattGCTCCCCAATGGGATGCCGAGATAATTAATGGGAAAATGTAGTTAGCTGGCAACCAAAAGCAGATGCACAATTTGCACCATTGTGAGAATCTCAAATACAACAATAGCACTTTTCAAAAAGTTAACCTTTAAACAGGCCACAAGTTCAAAGGCAAACAAAATATTATTCAGGTTGAGAACTTgctcttcacaatcatccaaaAAAATTACTAAGTCATCAACAAACAACAGATGTTGATGGCGGTACCATTTTCAGCAACTTGAAATCCAGTTATTAGACCTCCGGCTGCTGCCATTTTAATCATTAAAGAAAAATTTCCACCACCATAATTTACAAAAACGGAGATATTGGATCTCCCTGCCTAATCCTCTTCTGACTCTTAAAGTAATTTGTAGCTTCGCCATTAATAAAAATTGAGAACCTAGCAAACGAGATACACCATTTGATCCAATTCCTCCATCGTTAAATCAATAAAACTCCAGTTAACATTATTGAAGGCTTTCTCAAAATCAACCttacaaaaaattccagatttgtTAGCTCTAATTCTTGAATCAATCACCTCAGCCGCAATAATAATATCGTCATTAATCTTCCTATCATGAATGAAAGCTCCTTGGTAATCAGAAATAATCAAGGGTAAAACTATCtttaatcttcttcttccaaatcCCAAGAGTTTATATTCCCCTCAACCTGATCAAATTGGAGTTGCAAGTCATAAAatacgagggtctaacaaccacacccaacaattcgttttccaatctgagaggacttactccaatatactttctagagaatcaactagacagtcagactcaatctacaataaagtatatcaaagagcttaatatctctaactcttaattcaatccgcaatcagcaaatagaaatctgcgagcccgattgaatataagaggagttacttgaacggtaccaaagaccaatgttcaagtgtcaatcaatgtaaatcaataaccagaggttggatattctaattgattgatcttaacgcataacctgtgatatttcaatcatataacaaaatataatgcagaaaagaaataacacatacaccaaaagttttgttaacgaggaaaccacaaatgcaaaaaaacctcaggacctagtccagatttgaaaaccacattgtatcaagccgctacagactctagcctactaccaattaacttcggactggactatagttgaaccctaagcaatcttacactgattcaaggtacagttgctttccttacgtctctgatcccagcaggatactacgcacttgattcccttagttgatcttactcacaatcaagagttgctacgacctaaagtcgaagacttgataaaaaaatctgtctcacacagaaaagtctatggattgaataaatatgtctcccacagaaatacccaagagtttttgttccgtcttttgataaatcaaggtgaacaggagccaattgataaatcggacttatattcttgaagaacagcctagtattatcaatcacctcacaataatcttaatcgactagcgaaacaagatattgtggaatcacgaacgatgagacgaagatgtttgtgattacttttatctttcctatcggagaaattaatctcgagtcaattatttcaattgtattcaatacgatagaatcgagcaagatcagaacacgcatgtacaaagaaaatagttgggtctggtttcacaatcccaatgaagtatttaaagtcattaacctacagggtctcgatagaaacctaaggttaaaggaaaatcgactctagtttatgcaactagtaacacataggaggtatggggattaggtttcccagttggtagagttcttctttatatagttttcaaatcagggtttgcaatccaagttaccttggtaacaaagcattcaatattcaccgttagatgaaaaacctgattcaaccaagctaatatttttcaactgttagatcgaacttagcttgttacacacaaatgaaatgtatagtCATTTAggctacctaaacgtgtacaccatgttggttcacaaatagttaaccgaggttagccatatgattactctcatatcaaccttattcatcttaaccataactagttcaaatgactcaaatgaaactagttaaagagccgttcaattgttatattctcatagaagtacagaagaacataattgaagcaaaatcggtttgattcactcaattGACTCTAGTTTCACCTGTAAGAAGATCGTTGATCTAGTTTCACAAGTATATACGCACAACTTAATCTCCAAAACTAACCTAACGGCACTTACCCCATGAATCTGCTTCATGTTATTGTTTCCATAGTAGTGCAGATGGTGTTGATTATAATTCTCAATTATTAAATCCTTAAGCAGATGAGTTAGTCTCCGAGTTCAAAGAGTTTTCATAGTCGTAGTGCTTTTATTACATTCTCTTGGCCTTTTGAGATCGGCGATTGACTGATCAAAGAAATGATTTTGCAAAGATACCTGACTTGATGTCTTCCTTGATAGAAGGTGGTACCGAGAAAAAAAAGTGATAGACAGAGGACTGCTGGTACATTTTTTTAGGTTAGAATTACTAACCATACCAATTTGATTCTACactaatcaaaatcattaatTGACACTAGATTCtcctaataaaaagaaaaaatgtcaCAATATAAGTAAATTATATTCATCATCATGTCATACATTTCCCGTTATATGTATGCATATCAAGATTTCACAGGGAATTGAAAATTGGATTTAGgattttagctttatcttttaCTGGGAGATTGAGAATTAAGAAttagatttcatatcaaaattttgtttctgCTCTTATTCTTTAGCATAAAAAGGGATGCAGATAGATAAGTAAATTTGGTGGTCACTATGTAAGGATGATTTTTCACCTTTGACGTATTCATcaatgagagttatcatatgcaGTAGTAGCAGTCGTGGAGGCGGAAGAAGAATTAGGGTAAGTGAACTCGTAAATCTGGACCCTAGCCTTAATGGTATTGTTACAGTCGTTGGATCTTCTGCCCACATCAAGGTTATATATGTAAACTCGTATATTTAATTTtataaattaattaaaatttgGTCAAAGACTGTCAACACAGGTCAACGTCAATTCCAAGTACCAAATCCTAACTAGGGCAAAAGTTAGACCAAATACTAATGTTGGACAAAATGTAACAAATAAcccacaaaactatcaatacatatggattacaaaataaatgaaaatttgttgcttctcatccaaatgcttgatctccttggcatcttcaatacgactcgaaaacttcgtcactttcaagtactcatAAGCAGATCGTCAAAATAGAATTCTCAGTGGAACCAGGACAATTGACCAAGTTGGACTGTCCGTGAGATGGTGGTGCGTGATCAGAGATGttcttgtccatatcagatcgctacaaacacagacttatgaggtctttaatgtgtttgcctgctatgataccatttgaaaatacgggggtctaacaaccacacacaacaattcgtttggaaatctgagaggacatactccaatatactttctagagaatcaactagacagtcagactcaatctagagtaaagtatatcaaagagcttaatatctctaaatattaattcaatccgcaatcagcaaatagaaatctgcaagcccaattgactataagaggagttacttgaacggtaccaaagaccaatgttcaggtatcaatcaatgtaaatcaacaaccaaaggttggatattctaattgatcgatcttaatgcacaacctgttatattttaattatataacaaaatataatgtagaaaagaaataacacagacaccagaagttttgttaacgaggaaaccgtaaatgccgaaaaaccccgggacctagtccagatttgaacaccacactgtattaagccgccatagactctagcctactaccaattaacttcggactggactgtagttgaaacctaatcaatctcacactgattcaaggtacaattgcgttccttacgtctctgatacagtaggatactacgcacttgattcccttagttgatcttacccacaaccaagagttgctatgacccaaagtcgaagacttgataaacaaatatgtctcacacagaaaagtctatggattgaataaatctgtctcccacagaaatactcaatagtttttgttccgtcttttgataaatcaaggtgaacaagaaccaattgttaaaccagacttatattcccgaagaacagcctagtattatcaatcacctcacaataatcttaattgactagagaaacaagatattgtggaatcacaaacgatgagacgaagatgtttgtgattacttttatctttcctgtcggagaaattaatctcgagtcaattatttcaattttactcaatacgacagaatcgggcaagatcagaacacgcaactacaaagaaaaatagttgggtctgtcttcacaatcccaatgaagtctttgaagtcgttaacctacagggtctcgatagaaacctaaggttaaaggagaatcgaatctagtttaTTAAACTAGTAacacatatgaggtgtggggattaggtttcccagtttctagagttctccttcatatagttttcaaatcagggtttacaatccaagttaccttggtaacaaatcattcaatattcactgttagatgaaaaacctgattcaaccaaggtaatatcttttaaccgttagatcgaacttatcttgttacacacaaatgaaatgtaccctcatttaggtttatgtaaccgtacctaaacgtgtacaccatgttggttcacaaatagttaaccgaggttatccatatgattactctcatatcaaccttattcattttaaccataactagttcaaatgactcaaatgaaactagttaaagagtttttcaattgttatattctcatagaagtatacaagaacacaattgaagcaaaatcggtttgattcactcgaatcaatacatgaacattatagccacggtttgcaaagattgcattccttattttataaatgtttaggttcatgtacacaaccgattttagaaagtaaccacttaagtatgcgtacgggtatgtgtacttaagtaaTTGAGTTTGttcagttttcaaactcagcagaaattcacggacgtgaactttccgctagtatgcgtacgggtacgcatactttggtaactggtttgagttggttttgattttcaaactcagcagaaattcacggacgtgaactt
This portion of the Papaver somniferum cultivar HN1 chromosome 11, ASM357369v1, whole genome shotgun sequence genome encodes:
- the LOC113320435 gene encoding uncharacterized protein LOC113320435, producing MESDTPATTTITTATDQANVIQHVNKVSSDQLLRKFAAMEEDYSSKKKQDSILKRDKKRCRKDKDDNKENENSPSRSMIVERRSLLPITNRRSSSGLLRKIGIGRSSQVIKAREMKNKSFVRAIGKTWRKTVEGASKVFVEKHYNRHNRLINDFV